From a single Okeanomitos corallinicola TIOX110 genomic region:
- a CDS encoding adenylate/guanylate cyclase domain-containing protein yields the protein MFTHFQVWIELFQAKLSRYIVTWVFTSIVAVEIAILIPSYWRRENELLSKLENVSNEVFSALVYKVEQGENPQEMLNMTTRKLKPDSAIRGGVLYQADGQLIKKFGEKPDISYNDVAKSQISRLRSKDKQYYDVVWFMPKQQTKYILIVRHNSANVQGELYAFSVRIAGLVLLISIFVTFTTMLTLGVTVIRPILLLRDDLLAAGEAISEDWDDPIFATLSMSKQDEMGEVIAAFRQMFARVRKEIRERQKVEACLRDEKQKSDRLLLNILPAEIAQQLKQEESAIANRFDEVTILFADIVNFTGLSAQISPIELVNSLNEIFSNFDRLAEFYGLEKIKTIGDAYMLVGGLPTARSDHASAVAKMALDMQKSISQFKTPTGKSFQLRIGINTGSVVAGVIGLKKFSYDLWGDAVNVASRMESHGVVGKIQVSETTYLHIKEDYKLEKRGEIKVKGRGMMTTYFLIGD from the coding sequence ATGTTCACCCATTTTCAGGTCTGGATAGAGCTTTTTCAAGCCAAACTATCGAGGTATATTGTCACTTGGGTATTTACTAGCATTGTAGCTGTAGAAATAGCAATATTAATTCCATCTTATTGGCGACGTGAAAATGAACTACTATCAAAACTAGAAAATGTTTCCAATGAAGTGTTTTCTGCTCTTGTTTACAAAGTTGAACAGGGAGAAAATCCTCAAGAAATGTTGAATATGACCACTAGAAAACTCAAACCAGATTCTGCAATTCGCGGAGGAGTGCTTTACCAAGCTGATGGTCAGTTAATCAAAAAATTCGGTGAAAAACCTGATATTTCCTATAATGATGTAGCTAAGTCTCAGATTTCACGGCTAAGAAGCAAAGATAAACAATATTACGATGTTGTTTGGTTTATGCCTAAACAGCAAACAAAATATATCCTAATTGTCCGTCATAATTCTGCTAATGTGCAAGGAGAATTATACGCTTTTTCAGTAAGAATTGCAGGATTGGTTTTATTAATATCTATTTTTGTTACTTTCACCACAATGTTAACTTTGGGAGTAACCGTTATTAGACCAATTTTGTTATTAAGAGATGATTTATTAGCTGCGGGTGAAGCTATTAGTGAAGATTGGGATGATCCAATTTTTGCTACTTTATCTATGTCTAAACAGGATGAAATGGGAGAGGTAATTGCAGCTTTTCGACAAATGTTTGCAAGAGTGAGAAAAGAAATCCGCGAGCGCCAAAAAGTAGAAGCTTGTTTGCGGGATGAAAAGCAAAAATCAGATCGTTTATTACTGAATATTTTACCAGCAGAAATTGCCCAACAATTAAAGCAAGAAGAAAGTGCGATCGCTAATCGTTTTGATGAAGTAACAATTCTATTTGCTGACATTGTTAATTTTACTGGTTTATCTGCTCAAATATCCCCGATAGAATTAGTCAACTCTCTCAATGAAATCTTTTCTAATTTTGATAGATTAGCGGAATTTTATGGATTAGAAAAAATTAAGACTATTGGTGATGCTTATATGTTGGTTGGTGGTTTACCTACTGCTAGATCGGATCATGCTAGTGCAGTGGCAAAAATGGCTTTAGATATGCAAAAAAGTATATCTCAATTTAAAACACCTACAGGGAAATCATTTCAATTAAGAATTGGGATTAATACAGGTTCTGTTGTGGCTGGGGTAATTGGTTTAAAAAAGTTTAGTTATGATTTATGGGGTGATGCGGTTAATGTCGCTAGTCGCATGGAATCTCATGGAGTTGTTGGTAAAATTCAGGTTTCTGAAACTACTTATTTACACATTAAAGAGGATTATAAATTAGAAAAGCGAGGAGAAATAAAAGTTAAGGGTAGAGGGATGATGACTACTTATTTTTTAATTGGTGATTAG
- a CDS encoding Sir2 family NAD-dependent protein deacetylase has translation MIVIFSGAGLSAESGIPTYRDTGGVWEKYNMEEVATPLAWMQNRKLVLDFHAEDFEYMQKCQPNAAHLAIAELANHVDVVCITQNIDTLLEKAGVKDIWHIHGRIDYQKCEWHFDIPPMYSDWQCDYKSLINEPVKLGDLCPKCGKHLRPDVVWFGEAVDMHVDDLYRIQNQVDVFIVVGTSAQVYPAANLLKFFQNVPRKYFIDPDPNTELLDGFTLLKGKATKYLPALVESLKEELA, from the coding sequence ATGATTGTTATTTTTAGCGGTGCAGGACTTTCGGCTGAAAGTGGTATTCCCACTTACAGAGATACTGGAGGAGTTTGGGAAAAATATAACATGGAAGAAGTAGCCACTCCTTTGGCTTGGATGCAAAATCGAAAATTAGTTTTAGATTTCCACGCTGAAGATTTTGAATATATGCAGAAATGTCAACCAAACGCGGCACATTTAGCCATTGCTGAATTAGCTAATCATGTTGATGTGGTTTGTATTACTCAAAATATTGATACTCTGTTAGAAAAAGCAGGAGTAAAAGATATTTGGCATATTCATGGGAGAATAGATTATCAAAAATGTGAATGGCATTTTGATATTCCTCCTATGTATTCTGACTGGCAATGTGATTATAAATCACTAATAAATGAACCTGTAAAATTAGGTGATTTATGTCCTAAATGTGGTAAACATTTACGTCCTGATGTAGTGTGGTTTGGTGAAGCGGTAGATATGCACGTTGATGATTTATATAGAATTCAAAATCAGGTAGATGTGTTTATTGTTGTTGGTACTTCTGCCCAAGTTTATCCCGCTGCGAATTTATTAAAGTTCTTTCAAAATGTACCGAGAAAATATTTTATAGATCCTGATCCTAATACTGAGTTATTAGATGGCTTTACTCTCCTTAAAGGTAAGGCTACAAAATATTTACCTGCATTAGTAGAATCTTTGAAGGAGGAACTTGCTTAA
- the mtnA gene encoding S-methyl-5-thioribose-1-phosphate isomerase gives MLYPVVWQNNSVLLIDQTRLPGEYAVVEIHRSADMAEAIRTMIVRGAPAIGVAAAYGMYLGAREIETSDRTEFLNGLEKVAQLLRSTRPTAVNLFWAIGRMMQTAYETLGTITEIQQTLLETAQTINAEDIQTCQAIGDHGFRALPKTPEKLIILTHCNAGALATAGYGTALGVVRSAWREGRLARVFADETRPRLQGAKLTAWECVQEGIPVTVITDNMAAHCMKQGLIDAVVVGADRIAANGDTANKIGTYSLAIVAKAHNVPFFVAAPVSTIDFTLAEGSQIPIEERHPSEIYQVGETIITPSGVEYYNPAFDVTPANLITAIITENGAFSPGDLVKCQNNS, from the coding sequence ATGCTTTATCCCGTTGTTTGGCAAAATAACTCAGTATTACTCATAGATCAGACTCGTTTACCCGGTGAATATGCTGTGGTGGAAATTCATCGCAGTGCAGACATGGCCGAAGCAATTAGAACTATGATTGTCAGAGGTGCGCCGGCTATTGGTGTCGCTGCTGCTTATGGAATGTATTTGGGTGCAAGAGAAATTGAAACTAGCGATCGCACAGAATTTTTAAACGGTTTAGAAAAGGTTGCCCAATTATTACGTTCTACCCGTCCCACTGCGGTAAACTTATTTTGGGCAATTGGCAGAATGATGCAAACTGCCTATGAAACTTTAGGGACAATCACAGAAATTCAACAGACTCTATTAGAAACCGCCCAAACTATCAACGCCGAAGATATCCAAACCTGTCAAGCTATCGGTGATCACGGTTTCAGAGCTTTACCCAAAACCCCAGAAAAATTAATCATCCTTACCCACTGTAACGCTGGTGCTTTAGCTACAGCTGGTTATGGTACAGCATTAGGTGTAGTTCGTTCTGCTTGGAGAGAAGGAAGATTAGCCAGAGTATTTGCAGACGAAACCCGTCCTCGTTTACAAGGTGCAAAACTCACCGCTTGGGAATGTGTTCAAGAAGGTATCCCCGTCACAGTCATTACTGATAATATGGCTGCTCACTGCATGAAACAAGGTTTAATTGATGCAGTAGTAGTTGGTGCAGATAGGATAGCCGCAAATGGTGATACTGCTAATAAAATCGGTACTTACAGTTTAGCAATTGTTGCTAAAGCCCATAATGTTCCTTTCTTTGTGGCTGCACCAGTTTCTACCATTGATTTTACCCTCGCTGAAGGTAGTCAAATTCCCATTGAAGAACGTCATCCCTCAGAAATTTATCAAGTTGGGGAGACTATTATTACACCTTCAGGTGTGGAGTATTATAATCCTGCTTTTGATGTGACTCCTGCGAATTTAATCACTGCAATTATCACAGAAAATGGTGCTTTTTCTCCCGGTGATTTAGTCAAATGTCAAAATAATTCGTAA
- a CDS encoding pentapeptide repeat-containing protein, with amino-acid sequence MNIKYRIFSLILSGLLWAIIPLTALFGLTSTALALEYNKQNLIEADFSGRDLTDSSFDHANLRYSNFSHANLRGVRFFAANLESANLTGADLTNATLDSSRLIKTNLTNAVLEGAFAANAKFDGAIIDGADFTDVLLRRDEQAKLCKVAQGTNPITGRDTRESLFCP; translated from the coding sequence ATGAATATCAAGTATCGTATTTTCTCACTCATACTCAGTGGACTGCTTTGGGCAATTATTCCCTTAACAGCATTATTTGGTTTAACATCAACGGCTTTAGCACTAGAATACAATAAACAAAACTTAATTGAAGCAGACTTTTCTGGTAGGGATCTCACAGATTCTAGCTTTGATCATGCTAATCTTCGTTATAGCAATTTTAGTCATGCTAACTTGCGTGGTGTAAGGTTTTTTGCAGCAAATCTCGAATCTGCAAATTTAACAGGTGCGGATTTAACAAATGCCACTCTAGATTCTTCACGTTTAATCAAGACTAACTTAACTAACGCTGTTTTAGAAGGTGCATTTGCGGCCAATGCCAAATTTGACGGTGCTATCATTGATGGTGCAGATTTTACCGATGTATTATTGCGTCGGGATGAACAGGCTAAATTATGTAAAGTAGCTCAGGGTACTAATCCTATTACTGGTAGAGATACCAGAGAGTCTTTATTTTGCCCTTAA
- a CDS encoding Type 1 glutamine amidotransferase-like domain-containing protein, translating into MTKAFPHLARRLKNAKTLLSRIVNRIINHLKTNLRRFFTDITRDVRPSSPKTVYKYKLPTLAGPVHNLGGGGPDVDDAIQWMIDQVRGGYNSDKKINVLVIRAAGNDDYNQLIYRMRGVNYVETLIIRNKQEANRTDIFDKVRNAGVIFFAGGDQCQYIRNWKNTKLEAAIKSVYDKGGAIGGTSAGAMIQSEFVYDSCACEDSIETNEAVEDPYRNITFTYNFFQWKHLRRTVIDTHFDERKRMGRIMVFIARQIQDGVSPTALGIAISEETSLLVDKYGIAKVMGRGSVYFVFGDHPPEVCKPGQPLTYYDYKIWRVPRGDSFDLNKLPARGYYLRSIKRGRFDSDPY; encoded by the coding sequence ATGACAAAGGCATTCCCCCATCTAGCCAGGCGTTTAAAGAATGCAAAAACTCTCCTCTCCAGGATAGTAAACCGGATTATCAACCATCTGAAAACCAACTTGAGGCGATTCTTTACAGATATCACTAGGGATGTTCGTCCTTCCTCACCGAAAACTGTCTATAAATATAAACTGCCTACCTTAGCTGGCCCTGTCCATAATTTAGGCGGTGGCGGTCCAGATGTTGATGACGCTATTCAGTGGATGATCGATCAAGTTAGAGGTGGTTACAATTCAGACAAAAAAATTAATGTTTTAGTAATTCGTGCTGCTGGTAATGATGATTACAACCAATTAATTTATCGGATGAGAGGTGTAAATTATGTGGAAACTTTAATCATCAGAAACAAACAAGAAGCAAACAGAACTGATATCTTTGATAAGGTCAGAAATGCTGGGGTAATTTTCTTTGCTGGTGGTGATCAATGTCAATATATCCGCAACTGGAAAAATACTAAGTTAGAAGCTGCAATTAAATCAGTTTATGATAAAGGGGGAGCTATTGGTGGTACAAGTGCAGGGGCAATGATTCAAAGTGAATTTGTTTATGATTCCTGTGCCTGTGAGGATAGTATTGAAACCAATGAAGCAGTAGAAGATCCCTATCGGAATATTACCTTTACCTATAACTTTTTTCAGTGGAAACATTTACGGAGAACTGTAATTGATACCCATTTTGATGAACGCAAACGAATGGGGAGAATTATGGTTTTTATTGCTAGGCAAATTCAAGATGGTGTGTCTCCAACTGCTTTGGGTATAGCTATTAGTGAAGAAACTTCTTTACTGGTTGATAAATATGGTATTGCTAAGGTTATGGGTCGGGGTTCTGTCTATTTTGTATTTGGAGATCACCCCCCAGAAGTTTGCAAACCTGGTCAACCTCTTACATATTATGACTATAAAATTTGGCGCGTTCCTAGAGGTGATTCTTTTGATTTGAATAAATTACCTGCACGGGGTTATTATCTCAGAAGTATCAAGCGAGGTAGATTTGATTCTGATCCTTATTGA
- a CDS encoding cation:proton antiporter has protein sequence MNIDVMNFFLPAVVSAPIKEPVPVFLTILGIMLVAPLLFEKIRLPGIVGLILAGVIVGPNGLGLLARDSTIELLGTVGLLFLMFMAGLETSLDDMKYNADKALIFGVLTFAVPMVLGTGAMLAIGYEFLPSVLVASCFASHTLLALPVVSKLGIMRSQVLTTTLGGTLITNILALLVLAVVVRAHQGNLTLQFWLFLIPSLIIYTFLTLWGVPRVGKWFFRKFGHDEGAEFTFVLATLFVVSYGADVVQIEPIIGAFLAGVAITQIIPQLSPLMNRIQFIGNTLFVPFFLISVGMLVNPMILIQEPKSLIVSGVMVTVAIISKYIPAWGAGKLFGFNKNRIMVMFGLSVAQAASTLAAITVAYNIKLVDQLTVNGTIAMILVTCIASPWVTARWGEKMKPEDANTQKTEVGKLGDRVLIPVANPNTEDNLLQLAIILTKSSAGTLLPLHILIEEGEPISPADKTRQNQLLDNAEMIAHAAVTKVLPIGRIDESIDKGIARVAAEQQASVIVCGWKGYSTYEENLFGGVIDKIVQRSSVPVLVSRFPLPIEHTSRVFLAFTAQQAKASTFPQSIKLAKTLAIELKASLQLLQVVSNKRLDVDLIAAGLIPEDMSIQKLRGNFVKEVSRLLQSNDLLLLNGSVVQKGQMFSLLGHVPEAIAHNHPKVAMMIVYFPQS, from the coding sequence ATGAACATAGATGTGATGAATTTTTTCTTGCCAGCGGTTGTTTCTGCCCCCATTAAAGAACCTGTACCCGTATTTTTGACGATTTTAGGGATAATGCTGGTTGCACCCCTTCTATTTGAAAAAATCCGCTTACCGGGGATTGTGGGCTTAATTCTGGCTGGGGTGATAGTTGGACCAAATGGTTTAGGACTGTTAGCTAGAGATAGCACTATCGAGCTTTTAGGTACTGTTGGCTTGTTGTTTTTGATGTTTATGGCTGGTTTAGAAACTAGCCTAGATGATATGAAATATAACGCTGATAAGGCGTTAATTTTTGGGGTTCTCACATTTGCTGTACCGATGGTTTTGGGTACGGGGGCAATGTTGGCTATAGGTTACGAGTTTCTACCTTCTGTGTTGGTAGCTTCTTGTTTTGCTTCCCATACATTATTAGCTTTACCTGTGGTGAGTAAATTGGGAATAATGCGATCGCAAGTTTTAACTACGACTCTGGGTGGGACATTAATTACTAATATTTTGGCACTGTTAGTATTAGCTGTAGTTGTAAGAGCGCATCAAGGTAATTTAACCTTACAATTCTGGTTATTTTTAATCCCTTCTTTGATTATTTATACCTTCCTGACTCTTTGGGGTGTTCCCCGTGTAGGTAAGTGGTTTTTTCGGAAGTTTGGACATGACGAAGGGGCAGAATTTACTTTTGTTTTAGCTACTTTATTTGTAGTTTCCTATGGTGCTGATGTAGTCCAAATTGAACCAATTATTGGGGCATTTTTAGCAGGAGTTGCCATTACTCAAATAATTCCCCAACTTAGCCCTTTAATGAACAGAATTCAATTTATTGGCAATACTTTATTTGTGCCATTTTTCCTGATTTCTGTGGGAATGTTAGTCAACCCCATGATTTTAATTCAAGAACCAAAGTCATTAATAGTATCTGGGGTAATGGTGACAGTTGCTATTATTTCTAAGTATATACCTGCTTGGGGTGCGGGTAAATTATTTGGTTTTAATAAAAATAGAATTATGGTCATGTTTGGGTTATCTGTTGCCCAAGCTGCTTCTACTTTGGCGGCAATTACTGTTGCTTATAACATCAAATTGGTAGATCAATTAACAGTTAATGGTACAATTGCTATGATTTTAGTTACCTGCATTGCTTCCCCTTGGGTGACAGCAAGATGGGGAGAAAAAATGAAACCGGAAGATGCTAATACTCAAAAAACAGAAGTTGGAAAATTAGGCGATCGCGTGTTAATTCCTGTTGCTAATCCTAACACAGAAGATAATCTTTTACAATTAGCAATTATCCTGACTAAATCATCAGCCGGAACTTTATTACCTCTACATATTTTAATAGAAGAAGGTGAACCAATTTCTCCCGCTGATAAAACCAGACAAAATCAATTATTAGATAATGCCGAAATGATCGCTCATGCTGCTGTCACCAAAGTTTTACCAATTGGGAGAATAGATGAATCCATTGATAAAGGCATTGCTAGGGTAGCAGCAGAACAACAAGCTAGTGTGATAGTTTGTGGTTGGAAAGGTTACTCAACTTATGAAGAAAATTTATTTGGTGGTGTAATTGACAAAATTGTTCAGCGCAGTTCTGTACCTGTTTTAGTCAGTCGTTTTCCCCTACCTATTGAACACACATCAAGAGTATTTTTAGCTTTCACCGCACAACAAGCTAAAGCTAGTACCTTTCCTCAAAGTATTAAATTAGCGAAAACTTTAGCCATAGAATTAAAAGCATCTTTGCAACTTTTACAGGTGGTTTCTAATAAAAGATTAGATGTTGATTTAATTGCAGCAGGTTTAATTCCAGAGGATATGTCAATTCAAAAACTGCGGGGAAACTTTGTTAAAGAAGTTTCAAGATTACTACAAAGCAATGATTTATTGTTATTAAATGGTTCTGTAGTCCAAAAAGGTCAAATGTTTTCACTTTTAGGTCATGTTCCTGAAGCGATCGCTCATAATCATCCCAAAGTTGCGATGATGATTGTTTATTTTCCCCAATCTTAG
- a CDS encoding glycosyltransferase family 4 protein, which yields MKILVLCWEFPPRIVGGIARHVAELYPELVKLGHDIHLITPEVPSASLYEVVEGIHVHRVPVAQSNDFFHWVVNLNESMGDHGGKLIQEEGDFDLIHAHDWLVGDGAIALKHTFKIPLIATLHATEHGRCNGIHNDTQRYIYGKENLLAYNAWRVIVCTEYMRSEVVRTLHIPGNKIDVIYNGIRPEKKQHHQDFHAQDFRRQFATDHEKIVYYVGRMAYEKGVQVLINAAPRVLWEMGDDVKFVIVGGGNTDHLKQQVWDLGLWHKFYFTGFLSDEYLDKFQTVADCAVFPSLYEPFGIVALESFASRVPVVVSDSCGLPEVVQHTKTGIVTKVNNSDSLAWGILEVLKNPGYRQWLIDNAYQDLERRFRWPKLAKRTETVYARVIKERSLIDW from the coding sequence ATGAAAATACTGGTGCTGTGTTGGGAATTTCCACCAAGGATAGTAGGGGGAATTGCCCGTCATGTAGCGGAATTATACCCTGAACTGGTAAAGCTAGGACATGACATTCACTTGATTACACCAGAAGTTCCATCTGCATCTTTATATGAAGTTGTTGAAGGTATTCATGTACATCGAGTACCAGTAGCCCAGAGTAATGACTTTTTTCATTGGGTAGTTAATTTAAATGAAAGTATGGGAGATCACGGAGGAAAATTAATTCAGGAAGAAGGAGATTTTGATCTGATTCATGCCCATGATTGGTTAGTGGGTGATGGGGCGATCGCCCTGAAGCATACTTTTAAAATTCCCTTAATTGCTACCCTTCACGCCACAGAACATGGGCGATGTAATGGCATCCATAATGATACCCAACGCTACATTTATGGTAAGGAAAATTTACTAGCTTATAATGCTTGGCGTGTCATTGTTTGTACTGAATATATGCGGAGTGAAGTAGTTCGCACTTTACATATTCCTGGGAATAAAATTGATGTTATTTATAATGGTATTCGGCCTGAAAAAAAACAGCATCACCAAGATTTTCATGCTCAAGATTTTCGTCGTCAATTTGCCACCGATCATGAAAAAATTGTTTATTATGTGGGCAGAATGGCCTATGAAAAAGGTGTCCAAGTATTAATTAATGCTGCTCCCAGGGTACTGTGGGAAATGGGAGATGATGTTAAATTTGTCATTGTTGGTGGTGGTAATACTGACCATTTAAAACAACAAGTTTGGGATTTAGGACTTTGGCATAAATTTTATTTTACTGGTTTCCTCTCTGATGAATACTTAGACAAATTTCAAACAGTTGCTGACTGTGCAGTTTTTCCTAGTCTTTATGAACCTTTTGGTATCGTGGCTTTAGAAAGTTTTGCTTCGAGAGTTCCTGTAGTGGTTTCCGACTCCTGTGGTTTACCGGAAGTGGTACAACATACAAAAACAGGGATTGTCACTAAAGTCAATAATTCTGATTCTTTAGCCTGGGGAATTTTGGAAGTTTTAAAAAATCCAGGTTATCGGCAATGGTTGATAGATAACGCCTATCAAGATTTAGAACGCAGGTTTAGATGGCCAAAATTAGCTAAAAGAACGGAAACTGTCTATGCCAGAGTTATAAAAGAGCGATCGCTAATTGATTGGTAA
- a CDS encoding DMT family transporter: MSAAGLWAIASVVYGVLGQRIPPLQLNLIKGVIAIALLLITIVITGDFLPTLAPLPLLLIFLSGAVGIGFGDTAFFAVINKLGPRRALLIETLAPPMSAIAANIFLGEILNPSAWCGILLTILGVAWVVTERVSGGNNTSTTQLWKGISLGVLAAAANSTGAILSRAAFSQINISPLWAALLRLTAGFFVTIIWALLPNQSNHIFINVVKLSKRVIFYCFLAAFLGTYLAIWLQQTAIKLTDVGIAATLMQTSPIFIIPLAVLMGEKVTRRAIIGVIVAILGISLLFYGR, encoded by the coding sequence TTGTCTGCGGCTGGTTTGTGGGCGATCGCCTCTGTAGTATATGGAGTATTAGGGCAACGTATCCCCCCATTACAGCTAAACTTAATCAAAGGTGTAATTGCGATCGCTCTCTTACTAATTACCATTGTCATAACTGGGGATTTTTTACCTACCCTTGCACCTTTACCTTTATTATTGATTTTCCTCAGTGGTGCAGTAGGTATTGGTTTTGGAGATACAGCTTTTTTCGCAGTTATTAACAAACTTGGACCCCGTCGCGCTTTGCTGATAGAAACTTTAGCACCACCCATGAGTGCGATCGCTGCTAATATTTTTCTAGGTGAAATTCTCAATCCTAGTGCATGGTGTGGTATTTTACTCACTATTTTAGGTGTTGCTTGGGTAGTAACAGAAAGGGTTAGCGGTGGTAACAATACTTCTACAACCCAGCTATGGAAGGGAATTAGTTTAGGGGTATTAGCCGCAGCAGCTAATTCTACTGGTGCGATTTTATCTCGCGCTGCATTTAGTCAGATCAACATTTCCCCCTTATGGGCAGCATTATTAAGATTAACTGCGGGATTTTTTGTAACCATAATTTGGGCATTGTTACCCAATCAAAGCAATCATATTTTTATAAATGTTGTTAAGCTGTCAAAACGAGTTATTTTTTATTGTTTTTTAGCCGCCTTTTTAGGTACATATTTAGCGATTTGGTTACAGCAGACAGCAATCAAATTAACTGATGTCGGTATTGCTGCCACTCTCATGCAAACAAGCCCAATTTTTATTATTCCCCTAGCTGTTCTCATGGGTGAAAAGGTCACGAGGAGAGCAATAATTGGGGTAATAGTAGCAATTTTGGGGATTAGTTTATTATTTTATGGTAGGTAA
- a CDS encoding YraN family protein, with protein MPKLPPFHYADIGDLGEDLVTQWLKSTGWKILHRRFSCRWGEIDIIAEYVDQKVTDVSQQPQNPENSILAFIEVKTRSTGNWDAGGRNSITIKKQKKLCQTAGIFLAKYPEKAHYSCRFDVALVFSQPLSKQLEQKTALPYLAKVSTGTYYLTLLEYIPAAFDVPTEL; from the coding sequence ATGCCTAAACTGCCTCCATTTCATTATGCTGATATTGGTGACTTAGGTGAAGACCTAGTTACCCAATGGCTAAAATCCACAGGTTGGAAAATTCTGCATCGTCGCTTTTCTTGTCGCTGGGGAGAAATAGATATTATTGCGGAATATGTTGATCAAAAAGTTACTGATGTTAGTCAGCAACCTCAAAATCCTGAAAATTCAATATTGGCATTTATAGAAGTAAAAACCCGTAGCACTGGAAACTGGGATGCAGGAGGTAGAAATTCTATTACTATCAAAAAGCAAAAAAAGCTCTGTCAAACAGCAGGGATATTTTTAGCTAAGTATCCCGAAAAAGCTCATTACTCCTGTCGTTTTGATGTAGCTTTGGTTTTTTCTCAACCTCTGTCAAAACAACTTGAGCAAAAAACTGCCTTACCATATCTTGCTAAGGTATCAACAGGCACGTATTATTTAACGCTACTAGAATATATTCCAGCAGCTTTTGATGTGCCAACTGAGTTATAA